A genomic segment from Pseudoduganella chitinolytica encodes:
- a CDS encoding DUF4870 family protein, with amino-acid sequence MAQDIVFDARTDGAKSWAWWLYLAHGVSFIFTLGAFSFIPLILNYVKRGETAGTFVHSHHDWQIRSFWWYLIWMVVGGALFMTIIGIPLAYLVWGGAWLWKAYRLIRGWVTLGNNEPI; translated from the coding sequence ATGGCTCAGGACATCGTATTCGACGCGCGTACCGACGGCGCCAAGAGCTGGGCGTGGTGGCTGTACCTGGCCCATGGCGTCAGCTTCATCTTCACCCTCGGCGCGTTCTCGTTCATTCCGCTGATCCTGAACTACGTCAAGCGCGGCGAGACGGCCGGCACGTTCGTCCACAGCCATCACGACTGGCAGATCCGCTCGTTCTGGTGGTACCTGATCTGGATGGTGGTCGGCGGTGCGCTGTTCATGACGATCATCGGCATCCCGCTGGCCTACCTCGTGTGGGGCGGCGCATGGCTGTGGAAAGCCTACCGCCTGATTCGCGGCTGGGTGACGCTGGGTAACAACGAGCCGATTTGA
- a CDS encoding cystathionine beta-lyase — MTANKTLQTTLIHHDYEPPQGFGAFPPAIHHASTVLFDNVAALRSGDWKDKTGYTYGLHGTPTTFTLEAKLAAIEGGTHCLLAPSGLSAITMVDLGLLKAGDDVLLPDNVYHPSRVLGNWLQQSMGITARYYDPLIGAGIAALIRPETKLVWTEAPGSVTMEVPDLPAICAAARARGVPVALDNTWSAGVALRAFELGVDIVVQALTKYQSGGADVLMGAVIVRDVALHDKLALSHMRLGLGVGADDAYLVMRGLPTLKLRFDAHDAGARTVATWLKARPEIARVLHPAFEDCPGHATWRRDFTGAGGLFSVLFDARYGEAQTDRFVDSLKLFKIGYSWGGPNSLCVPYRMQGMRSGWDAAGTLVRFNVGLEDPADLIADIEQALAALAY; from the coding sequence ATGACCGCCAACAAAACCCTGCAAACGACCCTGATCCACCACGACTACGAGCCGCCGCAAGGCTTCGGCGCGTTCCCGCCCGCGATCCACCACGCCAGCACCGTCCTGTTCGACAACGTCGCCGCGCTGCGCTCGGGCGACTGGAAGGACAAGACCGGCTATACCTACGGGCTGCACGGCACGCCCACCACGTTCACGCTGGAAGCGAAGCTGGCCGCCATCGAGGGCGGCACGCACTGCCTGCTGGCGCCCAGCGGGCTGTCGGCCATCACGATGGTGGACCTGGGACTGCTGAAAGCGGGCGACGACGTGCTGCTGCCCGATAACGTGTACCACCCCAGCCGCGTGCTGGGCAACTGGCTGCAGCAGTCGATGGGCATCACGGCGCGCTACTACGATCCGTTGATCGGTGCCGGCATCGCGGCGCTGATCCGGCCCGAGACAAAGCTGGTCTGGACCGAGGCGCCCGGTTCGGTAACGATGGAAGTGCCCGACCTGCCGGCGATCTGCGCCGCCGCGCGCGCCCGTGGCGTGCCGGTCGCACTGGACAACACGTGGTCGGCCGGCGTCGCGCTGCGCGCGTTCGAGCTGGGCGTCGACATCGTCGTGCAGGCCCTGACCAAGTACCAGTCCGGCGGGGCGGACGTGCTGATGGGCGCCGTCATCGTGCGCGACGTGGCGCTGCACGACAAGCTGGCCCTGTCGCACATGCGCCTGGGCCTGGGCGTGGGCGCGGACGACGCGTATCTCGTCATGCGCGGGCTGCCGACATTGAAGCTGCGCTTCGACGCGCACGACGCCGGCGCGCGCACGGTGGCGACATGGCTCAAGGCGCGGCCGGAGATCGCCCGCGTGCTGCACCCGGCCTTCGAGGACTGTCCCGGCCACGCCACCTGGCGGCGCGACTTCACGGGCGCCGGCGGCCTGTTCTCCGTACTGTTCGATGCACGCTACGGCGAAGCGCAGACCGACCGCTTCGTCGACAGCCTGAAGCTGTTCAAGATCGGCTACAGCTGGGGTGGCCCGAACAGCCTGTGCGTGCCTTACCGGATGCAAGGCATGCGCAGCGGCTGGGACGCGGCGGGAACGCTGGTGCGCTTCAACGTGGGCCTGGAGGACCCGGCCGACCTGATCGCCGACATCGAACAGGCGCTGGCCGCACTGGCATATTGA
- a CDS encoding TonB-dependent receptor, whose product MKRLNKTTLALCLAALGGEAAAQAVAQAAAPAEGGTMERIVVTANRRDQLVQDTPLAVSAFTQDTLQNNQVKDLASLTALVPSLVVEPHSDSGGVHVYLRGVGSANHTELGDPAVAFYVDGIYLPRPQGATALMYDLAHVEVARGPQGTLNGRNSTAGAVNLVSAAPNTTRTMGSASVTAGNRHRLQVQGMINLPFGDNVALRVAAIKDSHEGYVDFARGSNVPPGADKYGAQDQAGARATLLWKLTPALRATFIADYYEDKGAGNVYLAQEPPAGQDRWSAVIDTPGALDQSIATYKTKWNWAATDWLDVQYLGSWSRLQRSNASDADAGMFLGFKAENRTEWGQFDSHSNELQLRSAGTGPVQWVAGLFEFGEKNRIRFDIDRSQISEATLRQDLAAGNVIFVRPTVGEYASAMSFIQGDRQLKSKAVFAQGSYDLNEQTKVTAGARYTKDHKFDRGGQNWACPNWPDNAPRGTEVLTPNQLAQLVTPGTGLINTHNIGPGGPVTVANCGNTPGDNTADLEYGQATWLGRVEYKPAKDILAFASVTTGFHSPAIGDGGATTKPEKLTSYEIGFKSDLLGRTLTLNLDAFWMKYKDKLESQVVNNTLQNFNAAGATVKGIEAEFAWRPSQAARIGGNATWLRAAYDSFLSCDIDAARANGQACGTTAPTEDVGGSVLKHAPRFATTVMGEYDFAVAGGRLTPRLQAHHETRSFIASGAFSRDVPGHPGVKQQPAYTTLDMSVRYEPANKAYTAELFVNNATDREVKHDAVEVCTQVGAPCQPNQQIWAAYYNQPRTFGARLSMKF is encoded by the coding sequence ATGAAGCGACTGAACAAGACGACACTGGCGCTGTGCCTGGCGGCGCTGGGCGGCGAGGCGGCGGCGCAAGCGGTGGCGCAAGCCGCGGCGCCGGCGGAGGGCGGCACGATGGAGCGCATCGTCGTCACGGCCAACCGGCGCGACCAGCTGGTGCAGGACACGCCGCTGGCGGTCAGCGCGTTCACCCAGGACACGCTGCAGAACAACCAGGTCAAGGACCTGGCTTCCCTCACGGCGCTGGTGCCCAGCCTGGTGGTGGAGCCGCACAGCGACTCGGGCGGCGTGCACGTCTACCTGCGCGGGGTCGGTTCGGCCAACCACACGGAGCTGGGCGACCCGGCGGTGGCGTTCTACGTGGACGGCATCTACCTGCCAAGGCCGCAGGGCGCGACGGCGCTGATGTACGACCTGGCGCACGTGGAGGTTGCGCGCGGCCCGCAGGGCACGCTGAACGGGCGCAACTCGACGGCCGGCGCCGTCAACCTGGTGTCGGCCGCGCCCAACACGACCAGGACGATGGGCTCGGCCAGCGTCACGGCCGGGAACCGCCATCGCCTCCAGGTGCAAGGCATGATCAACCTCCCGTTCGGCGACAACGTGGCGCTGCGCGTGGCCGCGATCAAGGACAGCCACGAAGGCTACGTGGACTTCGCGCGCGGCTCCAACGTGCCGCCGGGCGCGGACAAGTACGGCGCGCAGGACCAGGCCGGCGCGCGCGCCACGCTGCTGTGGAAGCTGACGCCGGCCTTGCGCGCCACCTTCATCGCCGACTACTACGAGGACAAGGGTGCCGGCAACGTCTACCTGGCGCAGGAACCGCCGGCCGGGCAGGACCGCTGGAGCGCCGTGATCGACACGCCGGGTGCGCTGGACCAGTCGATCGCGACGTACAAGACCAAGTGGAACTGGGCCGCTACCGACTGGTTGGACGTGCAGTACCTGGGCAGCTGGAGCCGGCTGCAGCGCAGCAACGCCAGCGATGCCGATGCCGGCATGTTCCTGGGGTTCAAGGCGGAAAACCGCACCGAGTGGGGCCAGTTCGACAGCCATTCGAACGAGCTGCAGTTGCGCTCCGCCGGCACGGGACCCGTGCAGTGGGTGGCGGGCCTGTTCGAGTTCGGCGAGAAGAACCGCATCCGCTTCGACATCGACCGCAGCCAGATCTCGGAGGCCACGCTGCGCCAGGACCTCGCCGCCGGCAACGTCATCTTCGTGCGTCCGACGGTGGGCGAGTATGCGTCGGCGATGTCGTTCATCCAGGGCGACCGCCAGCTGAAGTCGAAGGCCGTGTTCGCGCAGGGCAGCTATGACCTGAACGAACAGACCAAGGTGACGGCCGGTGCGCGCTACACCAAGGACCACAAGTTCGACCGCGGCGGCCAGAACTGGGCCTGCCCGAACTGGCCGGACAACGCGCCGCGCGGCACCGAGGTCTTGACCCCGAACCAGCTCGCGCAGCTGGTCACGCCGGGCACGGGCCTGATCAACACCCACAATATCGGCCCGGGCGGGCCGGTCACGGTGGCGAACTGCGGCAACACGCCGGGCGACAACACGGCCGACCTGGAATACGGCCAGGCCACGTGGCTGGGCCGGGTCGAGTACAAGCCGGCCAAGGACATCCTCGCGTTCGCGTCCGTGACGACGGGCTTCCACTCGCCGGCCATCGGCGATGGCGGCGCTACGACGAAGCCGGAAAAGCTGACCAGCTACGAGATCGGCTTCAAGTCCGACCTGCTGGGCCGGACGCTGACATTGAACCTGGACGCGTTCTGGATGAAATACAAGGACAAGCTGGAGTCGCAGGTCGTCAACAACACGCTGCAGAACTTCAACGCGGCCGGCGCGACGGTGAAGGGGATCGAGGCGGAATTCGCGTGGCGGCCGAGCCAGGCGGCCCGCATCGGCGGCAACGCCACGTGGCTGCGCGCGGCCTACGACAGTTTCCTGTCGTGCGACATCGACGCCGCGCGTGCCAACGGCCAGGCCTGCGGCACGACGGCGCCGACGGAAGACGTGGGTGGTTCGGTGCTGAAGCATGCGCCGCGTTTTGCCACCACCGTGATGGGCGAATACGACTTCGCCGTCGCGGGCGGCCGGTTGACGCCGCGACTCCAGGCGCACCACGAAACCAGGTCGTTCATCGCGTCGGGCGCGTTCAGCCGCGACGTGCCGGGCCACCCCGGCGTCAAGCAGCAGCCAGCCTATACGACGCTGGACATGAGCGTGCGCTACGAACCCGCGAACAAGGCGTACACGGCGGAGCTGTTCGTCAACAACGCCACCGACAGGGAGGTGAAACACGACGCGGTCGAGGTATGCACGCAAGTGGGCGCGCCGTGCCAGCCGAACCAGCAGATCTGGGCGGCCTACTACAACCAGCCGCGCACGTTCGGGGCGCGGTTGTCGATGAAGTTCTGA
- a CDS encoding ABC transporter ATP-binding protein: protein MANVSIRNLGIQLGANRVISALDLDVRAGEFVVLLGPSGCGKSTLLHSIAGLNDAAAGSIEIGGRDMTYADPKDRGIALVFQSYALYPTMNVEKNMSFGLRIAGTPKDEIARRVARAADMLQLGPLLGRKPGQLSGGQRQRVAIGRAIVRQADVFLFDEPLSNLDAKLRTELRRELKLLHRQLGATMIYVTHDQVEAMTLADRMAVMQGGAIQQFDTPDAIYRRPENLFVATFLGAPGMNLLRGRLLRHDGRVFFDDGHLALDVTGYPFRQPPAEGQGCILGVRPEDVEVRADGPCRGSVTLVEAMGAHRVLWLDHHGTQVAAIVQDEGAPAGGAAAFALRPDRLSLFDEASTQRL from the coding sequence ATGGCCAATGTCTCCATCCGCAACCTGGGCATCCAGCTGGGTGCCAACCGCGTCATCTCCGCGCTCGACCTGGACGTGCGCGCCGGCGAGTTCGTTGTGCTGCTGGGCCCATCGGGCTGCGGCAAGTCCACGCTGCTGCACAGTATCGCGGGCCTGAACGACGCGGCCGCCGGCAGCATCGAGATCGGCGGGCGCGACATGACGTACGCCGATCCGAAGGACCGCGGCATCGCGCTGGTGTTCCAGTCGTACGCGTTGTACCCCACGATGAACGTGGAGAAGAACATGTCGTTCGGCCTGCGCATCGCCGGCACGCCGAAGGACGAGATCGCGCGTCGCGTGGCGCGCGCGGCCGACATGCTGCAACTGGGCCCGCTGCTGGGGCGCAAGCCGGGCCAGCTGTCCGGCGGCCAGCGCCAGCGCGTGGCCATCGGCCGCGCCATCGTGCGCCAGGCGGACGTGTTCCTGTTCGACGAGCCGCTGTCGAACCTGGACGCCAAGCTGCGTACCGAACTGCGGCGCGAACTCAAGCTGCTGCACCGCCAACTGGGCGCGACGATGATCTACGTCACGCACGACCAGGTCGAGGCCATGACCCTGGCCGACCGCATGGCCGTCATGCAGGGCGGCGCGATCCAGCAGTTCGACACGCCGGACGCCATCTACCGCCGCCCGGAAAACCTGTTCGTGGCCACCTTCCTGGGCGCGCCCGGCATGAACCTGTTGCGCGGGCGGCTGCTGCGCCACGACGGCCGCGTGTTTTTCGACGACGGTCACCTGGCGCTCGACGTCACGGGCTACCCGTTCCGCCAGCCGCCCGCCGAAGGGCAAGGCTGCATCCTGGGCGTTCGGCCGGAGGACGTCGAGGTGCGTGCCGACGGCCCGTGCCGCGGCAGCGTGACCCTGGTCGAAGCGATGGGTGCGCACCGCGTGCTGTGGCTGGACCATCACGGCACGCAGGTCGCCGCCATCGTGCAAGACGAGGGCGCGCCAGCCGGCGGCGCCGCCGCGTTCGCGCTGCGGCCCGACCGTCTTTCGTTGTTCGACGAGGCCAGTACCCAGCGGCTCTGA
- a CDS encoding carbohydrate ABC transporter permease → MADIALPPVRRKRGGMTPARLGVYVFLVTAALFFLVPLYVMLVTSVKPMAEIRLGNLFALPLAPTLAPWDSAWRTACTGLECEGIRGGFWNSVWITLPSMVLSIAIGAVNGYALSFWRPRGASLLFALLMMGAFVPAQVMLYPLVRALAAVELYSSLPGIVLVHVIFGMPTMTLLFRNYYAALPQELFKAARIDGGGFWRIFFELMLPMSTPVIVVAAIMQVTNIWNDFLLGLVFAGSDHLPMTVQLNNIINTTTGERLYNVNMAATILTSLVPLALYFLSGRWFVRGIAAGAVKG, encoded by the coding sequence ATGGCCGATATCGCCCTGCCACCCGTGCGGCGCAAGCGCGGCGGCATGACGCCGGCCCGCCTCGGCGTGTACGTCTTCCTCGTCACGGCCGCGCTGTTCTTCCTGGTGCCGCTGTACGTCATGCTGGTCACCTCCGTCAAGCCGATGGCGGAGATCCGGCTGGGCAACCTGTTCGCGCTGCCGCTGGCCCCCACGCTGGCGCCGTGGGACAGCGCGTGGCGCACGGCCTGCACGGGCCTGGAATGCGAGGGCATCCGCGGCGGCTTCTGGAACTCCGTGTGGATCACCTTGCCCAGCATGGTGCTGTCGATCGCCATCGGCGCGGTCAATGGCTACGCGCTGTCGTTCTGGCGGCCGCGCGGCGCCAGCCTGCTGTTCGCGCTGCTGATGATGGGCGCGTTCGTGCCGGCCCAGGTGATGCTGTACCCGCTGGTGCGGGCGCTGGCCGCGGTGGAGCTGTACAGCTCCTTGCCTGGCATCGTGCTGGTGCACGTGATCTTCGGCATGCCGACGATGACGCTGTTGTTCCGCAATTACTACGCGGCGCTGCCGCAGGAGCTGTTCAAGGCGGCGCGCATCGACGGCGGCGGCTTCTGGCGCATCTTCTTCGAGCTGATGTTGCCGATGTCCACGCCCGTCATCGTCGTCGCCGCCATCATGCAGGTGACGAACATCTGGAACGACTTCCTGCTGGGCCTTGTGTTCGCCGGCAGCGACCATTTGCCGATGACGGTCCAGCTGAACAACATCATCAACACGACGACGGGCGAGCGCCTGTACAACGTCAACATGGCGGCGACGATCCTGACGTCGCTGGTGCCGCTGGCGCTGTACTTCCTGTCGGGGCGCTGGTTCGTGCGCGGCATCGCGGCCGGCGCCGTCAAGGGATAA
- a CDS encoding carbohydrate ABC transporter permease, producing MALTVVVAYVGTLLWTARVSVSSARIFPTGDFVGLGQYERLFRNARWLLSLENLAIYGVLFILACLVVGFLLAAFIDQKVMGEGVLRTVFLYPYAMSFVATGLVWQWILNPELGIQRVMRRLGFEDFTFDWIVDQDNALYTIVLATVWQASGLVMALLLSGLRGIDEELWKAARIDGIPTWRVYASIVLPMLWPALSTAFMLLAVMVVKLFDAVVAMTQGGPGTATEVPAKFIMDYLFGRANIGLASAASIVLLVTVLAVVAPLYYARTKAVQRGLK from the coding sequence ATGGCGCTGACCGTCGTCGTGGCCTACGTCGGCACCTTGCTGTGGACCGCGCGCGTCTCCGTCAGCAGCGCGCGCATCTTCCCCACCGGCGACTTCGTCGGCCTGGGCCAGTATGAACGGCTGTTCCGCAATGCGCGCTGGCTGCTGTCGCTGGAGAACCTGGCCATCTATGGCGTGCTGTTCATCCTGGCGTGCCTGGTCGTGGGCTTCCTTCTGGCCGCTTTCATCGACCAGAAGGTGATGGGGGAGGGCGTGCTGCGCACCGTGTTCCTGTATCCCTACGCGATGTCGTTCGTCGCCACGGGCCTCGTGTGGCAGTGGATCCTCAATCCCGAGCTGGGCATCCAGCGCGTCATGCGCCGGCTCGGCTTCGAGGACTTCACGTTCGACTGGATCGTCGACCAGGACAACGCGCTGTACACCATCGTGCTGGCCACCGTGTGGCAGGCCTCGGGTCTCGTGATGGCGCTGCTGCTGTCCGGCCTGCGCGGCATCGACGAGGAGCTGTGGAAGGCGGCCCGCATCGACGGCATCCCGACCTGGCGGGTGTACGCCAGCATCGTGCTGCCGATGCTGTGGCCAGCGCTGTCGACGGCCTTCATGCTGCTGGCCGTGATGGTGGTGAAGCTGTTCGACGCGGTGGTGGCGATGACGCAGGGCGGCCCCGGCACCGCCACCGAAGTGCCGGCCAAGTTCATCATGGACTACCTGTTCGGCCGCGCCAACATCGGCCTGGCGTCGGCGGCATCGATCGTGCTGCTCGTCACCGTGCTGGCCGTTGTCGCGCCGCTGTACTACGCCCGCACGAAGGCCGTGCAAAGGGGCCTGAAATGA
- a CDS encoding ABC transporter substrate-binding protein, with protein sequence MNKAKKGARALVAGVLVLAGAGAGAATAAPAAEPLKATVSHWWTSGGESAAIREFADAYNRAGGKWIDQAVAGAEQSRASTINRIVGGNAPAAAQFNTSRQFRDIVDQGLLNNVDDVAAQGNWDRILPQTILDVIRIDGHYYAAPVDIHMPAWFFYSKKAFAQAKIKDEPRTWDEFIATLDKLKAAGLIPLAFGGQVWQEKIVFDAVFALVGGPELFLKVYRDRDIAAVRSPAFRNVLVSFRKLKAYTDPGAPGRNWNDATALVVSNRAGIQIMGDWAKGEFSAAGQVAGRDFGCFPGFGPKAPYIVAGDAFVFPKTAKPNVVKAQKLLATVLTSPGAQAAFSARKGSIPIRPDVDLSQLDMCARLGLAIMQDKSRQLPNAEMLVEPDLNGAMQDVLTNYWNRNQTPEQAQQAFAQAMKDNTW encoded by the coding sequence ATGAACAAGGCCAAGAAGGGGGCCAGGGCGCTCGTTGCGGGTGTCCTGGTGCTGGCGGGCGCCGGTGCGGGCGCAGCCACGGCGGCACCGGCGGCGGAGCCGCTGAAGGCGACGGTATCGCACTGGTGGACGTCCGGCGGCGAATCGGCCGCGATCCGTGAGTTCGCCGACGCCTACAACCGTGCCGGCGGCAAGTGGATCGACCAGGCCGTGGCCGGCGCCGAGCAGTCGCGCGCCTCCACGATCAACCGTATCGTCGGCGGCAATGCGCCGGCGGCCGCGCAGTTCAACACGTCGCGCCAGTTCCGCGACATCGTCGACCAGGGCCTCCTCAACAACGTGGACGACGTGGCCGCGCAGGGCAACTGGGACCGCATCCTGCCACAGACGATCCTGGACGTCATCCGCATCGACGGCCATTACTACGCCGCCCCGGTGGACATCCACATGCCCGCCTGGTTCTTCTATTCGAAGAAGGCGTTTGCCCAGGCGAAGATCAAGGACGAGCCGCGTACCTGGGACGAATTCATCGCCACGCTGGACAAGCTGAAAGCGGCCGGCCTGATCCCGCTGGCCTTCGGCGGCCAGGTGTGGCAGGAGAAGATCGTGTTCGACGCCGTGTTCGCGCTGGTGGGCGGGCCCGAGCTGTTCCTGAAGGTCTACCGCGACCGCGACATCGCCGCGGTGCGCTCGCCCGCGTTTCGCAACGTGCTGGTATCGTTCCGCAAGCTGAAGGCCTATACCGACCCGGGTGCGCCGGGGCGCAACTGGAACGATGCAACCGCCCTCGTCGTGTCGAACCGCGCCGGCATCCAGATCATGGGCGACTGGGCCAAGGGCGAGTTCTCCGCCGCCGGCCAGGTGGCGGGACGCGACTTCGGCTGCTTCCCCGGCTTCGGTCCGAAGGCGCCTTACATCGTGGCCGGCGACGCGTTCGTATTCCCCAAGACGGCCAAGCCCAACGTCGTCAAGGCGCAGAAGCTGCTGGCCACCGTGCTGACGTCGCCGGGCGCGCAGGCCGCGTTCAGCGCGCGCAAGGGTTCGATCCCGATCCGGCCGGACGTGGACCTGTCGCAGCTGGACATGTGCGCGCGCCTGGGGCTCGCCATCATGCAGGACAAGTCGCGCCAGTTGCCGAATGCGGAGATGCTGGTGGAGCCGGACCTGAACGGCGCCATGCAGGACGTGCTGACGAATTACTGGAATCGCAACCAGACCCCGGAACAGGCGCAGCAGGCCTTTGCCCAGGCGATGAAGGACAACACGTGGTGA
- a CDS encoding GH1 family beta-glucosidase gives MESFPLRQPEGDDVAANDPGSTFDPPADAVVRRPDFLLGVATAAYQIEGAATEDGRLPSIWDTFSATPGKVLHGDTGAVACDHYLRWEEDVELLAGLHVDAYRLSIAWPRVVDAAGRPNEKGLAFYRKLLRRLKEKGIRTSVTLYHWDLPQHLEDAGGWRNRATAYRFAEYADLVSRELAGLVDFWSTLNEPWCSAMLGYGTGHHAPGQADLLAANQAMHHLLLGHGLALATLRRNDPASRKGIVVNVGRGTTDGTTPDDARAAELFELQHNDWVLDPLLRGQYPPRLHDELWPAARPPVQDGDLETIGTPLDFLGINYYFRTNVRADGNGGYVEVPLPGVERTQMGWEVHPDGLRDLLTGFHRRYDNLPPIYITENGMASDDRVVDGAVVDRQRIAFLERHLAAVDEAVKAGVDVRGYYVWSLLDNFEWAFGYERRFGIVHVDYATQRRTPKRSAELLREFLARRRSPS, from the coding sequence ATGGAATCGTTTCCACTCCGCCAACCAGAAGGAGACGACGTGGCAGCAAACGACCCAGGCAGCACCTTCGATCCCCCTGCGGACGCCGTCGTGCGCCGGCCCGACTTCCTGCTGGGCGTCGCCACCGCGGCCTACCAGATCGAGGGCGCGGCGACGGAAGACGGCCGCCTGCCATCGATCTGGGACACGTTTTCCGCCACGCCCGGCAAGGTGCTGCACGGCGACACCGGTGCCGTCGCCTGCGATCACTACCTCCGCTGGGAAGAGGACGTCGAGCTGCTCGCCGGCCTGCACGTGGACGCCTACCGCCTGTCGATCGCATGGCCGCGCGTGGTGGACGCCGCCGGCCGGCCGAACGAGAAGGGCCTGGCGTTCTACCGCAAGCTGTTGCGGCGCCTGAAGGAGAAGGGCATCCGCACCTCGGTCACGCTGTACCACTGGGACCTGCCGCAGCACCTTGAGGATGCCGGCGGCTGGCGCAACCGCGCCACGGCCTACCGCTTCGCCGAGTACGCGGACCTGGTGAGCCGCGAGTTGGCGGGCCTGGTGGACTTCTGGTCCACGCTGAACGAACCATGGTGCTCGGCGATGCTGGGCTATGGCACCGGCCACCACGCGCCCGGCCAGGCCGACCTGCTGGCGGCCAACCAGGCCATGCACCACCTGCTGCTGGGGCACGGGCTGGCGCTGGCGACGCTGCGCCGCAACGACCCGGCATCGCGCAAGGGCATCGTCGTCAACGTGGGCCGCGGCACGACGGACGGCACGACGCCGGACGACGCGCGCGCCGCCGAACTGTTCGAGCTGCAGCACAATGACTGGGTGCTCGATCCGCTGCTGCGCGGGCAGTATCCGCCCCGGCTGCACGACGAGCTATGGCCGGCGGCACGCCCGCCCGTCCAGGACGGCGACCTGGAAACCATCGGCACGCCCCTCGACTTCCTGGGTATCAACTACTACTTCCGCACCAATGTGCGCGCGGACGGCAATGGCGGCTATGTCGAGGTGCCGTTGCCAGGCGTCGAGCGCACCCAGATGGGCTGGGAGGTGCATCCCGACGGCCTGCGCGACCTGCTGACCGGCTTCCACCGGCGCTACGACAACCTGCCGCCCATCTACATCACGGAAAACGGCATGGCCAGCGACGACCGCGTGGTGGACGGTGCGGTCGTCGACCGCCAGCGCATCGCCTTCCTGGAACGCCACCTGGCGGCGGTGGACGAAGCGGTGAAGGCGGGCGTGGACGTGCGCGGCTACTACGTCTGGTCGCTGCTGGACAATTTCGAGTGGGCCTTCGGCTACGAGCGCCGCTTCGGCATCGTCCACGTCGACTACGCGACGCAGCGGCGCACGCCCAAGCGCAGCGCGGAACTGTTGCGCGAGTTCCTGGCGCGGCGGCGCTCTCCCAGCTGA
- the phaR gene encoding polyhydroxyalkanoate synthesis repressor PhaR, translating into MSSAKKSAERLIKKYPNRRLYDTQTSSYITLTDVKQLVLDADPFTVVDAKSNEDLTRSILLQIILEEEASGVPMFSTDVLAQIIRYYGHAMQGMMGSYLEKNIQAFTDIQRRLTASAANFDGKTFSPEMWTQFMNVQAPIMQGMMNNYIDQSKNLFVQMQEQMQNQSLSLFGAFPFAVPPTTTPPEKK; encoded by the coding sequence ATGAGTAGTGCAAAAAAAAGTGCTGAACGCTTGATCAAGAAGTATCCGAACCGCCGTCTTTACGATACCCAGACCAGTTCCTATATCACGCTGACCGACGTCAAGCAGCTTGTGCTGGATGCCGATCCGTTCACCGTGGTCGATGCGAAGTCCAACGAAGACCTGACCCGCAGCATCCTGCTGCAGATCATTCTGGAGGAGGAAGCCAGCGGCGTGCCGATGTTCTCCACCGACGTGCTGGCGCAGATCATTCGCTACTACGGCCACGCGATGCAGGGCATGATGGGCTCCTACCTGGAAAAGAACATCCAGGCATTTACCGACATCCAGCGCCGCCTGACGGCCAGTGCGGCCAATTTCGACGGCAAGACGTTCAGCCCCGAAATGTGGACCCAGTTCATGAACGTGCAGGCCCCGATCATGCAGGGGATGATGAACAACTACATTGACCAGAGCAAGAACCTGTTCGTGCAGATGCAGGAGCAGATGCAGAACCAGAGCCTGAGCCTGTTCGGCGCCTTCCCGTTCGCGGTCCCGCCCACGACAACGCCGCCGGAAAAGAAGTAA